In Sparus aurata chromosome 2, fSpaAur1.1, whole genome shotgun sequence, a single genomic region encodes these proteins:
- the porb gene encoding P450 (cytochrome) oxidoreductase b isoform X2 produces the protein MGCVFSLPEDRRDAAERAPTTRETSFIEKMKKTGKNIIVFYGSQTGTAEEFANRLSKDAQRYGMKGMAADPEEYDMGEMARLSEIENSLAIFCMATYGEGDPTDNAQDMYDWLQENDDEDLSGLNYTVFALGNKTYEHYNAMGKYVDKRLEELGAKRIFDLGLGDDDGNLEEDFISWREQFWPAVCEHFGVEALGDDSSIRQYELKEHTDINMNKVYSGEIGRLKSFEVQKPPFDSKNPFLAPVTLNRKLNKGGDRHLMHLELDITGSKIRYESGDHVAVFPTNDSALVNKLGQILGVDLDVVISLNNLDEESNKKHPFPCPTTYRTALTHYLDITHPPRTNVLYELAQYASDPKDQENMRKMASSSPEGKALYQSWVLEASRNILAILEDMPSLKPPVDHLCELLPRLQARYYSIASSSKVHPNSIHICAVVVEYQTKTGRTNKGVATNWLKNKLVTDNGHKSTVPMYIRKSQFRLPFKATNPVIMVGPGTGIAPFMGFIQERGWLKEQGKEVGETVMYFGCRHKNEDYIYQEELEEAEKNQVLTQLNVAFSRDQEQKVYVQHILKKNKENIWKLIHSENAHIYVCGDARNMAKDVQTALYEIAEELGSMTRTQATDYIKKLMTKGRYSQDVWS, from the exons ATGGGCTGTGTCTTCTCCCTGCcagaggacaggagagatgCTGCTGAAAG agcACCCACCACAAGAGAGACAAGTTTTAttgagaaaatgaagaaaacg GGCAAGAACATCATTGTGTTCTACGGCTCCCAGACGGGCACAGCTGAGGAATTTGCCAACAGACTGTCCAAAGACGCTCAGCGGTATGGCATGAAAGGAATGGCTGCTGATCCAGAGGAGTATGACATG GGGGAAATGGCCCGGCTGTCTGAGATTGAAAACTCACTTGCCATCTTTTGCATGGCCACCTACGGTGAAGGAGACCCAACAGATAATGCACAGGACATGTATGACTGGCTGcaggaaaatgatgatgaagaccTCTCTGGACTAAACTACACT GTATTCGCTTTGGGCAACAAGACATATGAACACTACAATGCAATGGGAAAATATGTTGATAAAAGGCTGGAAGAACTTGGCGCCAAGCGCATCTTCGACCTTGGTTTAGGAGACGATGACGGCAA CCTTGAAGAGGACTTCATCTCATGGAGAGAGCAGTTCTGGCCGGCTGTCTGTGAGCACTTTGGAGTGGAAGCCTTAGGAGATGATTCAAG CATACGGCAGTACGAGCTGAAGGAGCACACTGACATCAACATGAACAAAGTGTACAGCGGAGAGATCGGCCGCCTCAAGAGTTTCGAGGTCCAAAAGCC ACCCTTTGATTCGAAAAACCCTTTCCTGGCTCCAGTCACGCTCAACCGCAAACTTAACAAAGGTGGTGATAGACATCTCATGCACTTGGAACTGGACATAACGGGGTCTAAAATCAG atacGAGTCAGGAGACCACGTCGCTGTTTTCCCCACAAACGACTCTGCACTGGTGAAcaagctgggacaaatccttgGAGTGGACCTTGATGTGGTTATCTCGCTCAACAACCTTGACG AGGAGTCCAACAAGAAGCACCCTTTCCCCTGCCCCACCACATACCGCACAGCCCTCACTCACTACCTGGACATCACTCACCCTCCTCGCACCAACGTCCTCTATGAGCTGGCACAGTACGCCTCTGATCCCAAAGACCAGGAGAATATGCGCAAGATGGCCTCTTCATCACCTGAGGGCAAG GCACTCTACCAGAGTTGGGTGTTGGAAGCCAGTAGAAACATCCTCGCCATCCTGGAAGACATGCCCTCTTTGAAGCCTCCCGTTGACCACCTGTGTGAGCTGCTGCCTCGTCTCCAGGCTCGTTATTACTCCATCGCCTCCTCCTCAAAG GTTCACCCCAACAGCATCCACATCTGTGCTGTCGTGGTCGAGTACCAAACCAAGACTGGCCGCACCAATAAAGGAGTTGCCACCAACTGGTTGAAGAACAAACTGGTCACAGACAACGGCCACAAGTCTACCGTTCCCATGTACATCCGCAAGTCTCAGTTCCGCCTGCCCTTCAAAGCCACAAACCCAGTGATCATGGTCGGCCCTGGCACAGGAATCGCTCCCTTCATGGGCTTCATCCAGGAGAGGGGCTGGCTCAAAGAGCAAG GAAAGGAGGTTGGAGAGACAGTGATGTATTTTGGCTGCAGGCACAAGAACGAGGATTACATCtaccaggaggagctggaggaagcgGAGAAGAATCAAGTTCTAACACAGCTTAATGTCGCCTTCTCCAGAGACCAGGAACAGAAG gTGTACGTCCAGCATATCCTAAAGAAGAATAAGGAGAACATCTGGAAGCTGATTCACTCAGAAAACGCTCATATCTATGTCTGCGG GGATGCAAGAAACATGGCTAAAGACGTGCAGACTGCCCTCTACGAGATAGCAGAAGAGCTAGGAAGCATGACGCGCACCCAGGCCACAGATTACATCAAGAAACT